A portion of the Nitratidesulfovibrio termitidis HI1 genome contains these proteins:
- a CDS encoding host-nuclease inhibitor Gam family protein: MARRKPNPVIIADRPQAEGALAEIAVIDRKLTGIETDMNTAIDAAKAAASQASAPLLARRADLENAVATWATLNKAELFMDRKSIDLGFGVVGFRQATKLKQVSRVTVAMTLERLRELGFLDGIRVKEEVNKEVAAGWPASKLELVGLKRHITDDFYIEIAREDVERAA; the protein is encoded by the coding sequence ATGGCACGACGCAAGCCCAACCCGGTAATCATCGCCGACCGCCCACAGGCCGAAGGCGCACTGGCGGAAATCGCGGTCATCGACCGCAAGCTGACCGGCATCGAAACGGACATGAACACGGCCATCGACGCGGCCAAGGCTGCCGCCAGCCAGGCCAGCGCCCCGTTGCTGGCCCGCCGGGCAGATCTTGAAAACGCGGTGGCCACGTGGGCCACGCTGAACAAGGCCGAACTGTTCATGGACCGCAAGAGCATCGACCTCGGCTTCGGCGTCGTCGGCTTCCGGCAGGCCACCAAGCTCAAGCAGGTGTCCAGGGTAACGGTGGCCATGACGCTGGAACGCCTGCGCGAGCTGGGCTTTCTCGACGGCATCCGGGTGAAGGAAGAGGTCAACAAGGAAGTGGCGGCGGGCTGGCCCGCCTCGAAGCTGGAACTGGTGGGCCTGAAGCGGCACATCACCGACGACTTCTACATCGAGATCGCGCGCGAGGACGTGGAGCGCGCGGCCTGA